A segment of the Ignavibacteriales bacterium genome:
TTTAATAGGAAAAACAACTGGCTTGGGCATGTTTATGGTTACTGCCTTTAATGAAGAAATGTTTTGTGGAATTGCTCTATCTTTTATTTTTTGTGCTATTACATTATAAGTCTTGGATAAATCAAAATTAGTTAAATAAAGCATAACACTTTTCTGATCTGGGAGAAGGCTTGCACTATCAACAGTTACGTTTGGAATAAGATAATTAGCTTTATTTTCACTGCTTGCTTTATCAAGTTCCTCAGAAAAATTTACAACAACTTTATTTACAGATGCACGTGCAGAAACAAGCGAAGGAGGAAGTTTATCAGTATATCCTAAATTTGTTTTATCAGTAAGACAAAGAATAAGATTGCCATCCTTGAAAACCGCATTCTCTACCATAAAGTCGCAATTGTTTCCGTCAAATGTATGTGTTGCTTTTTCCCATCTAGACTGATCCCAAGAATCAAAATTATCTGTCCACACATTTGTAAAGTTATTGTTTGTTCCATAATTGCCGGAATCTGGAGTAAAGGAGTAATAACTTACAAAGTCATAGTAAGAGAAAGCTGGAAGAGAATTAACATCCAATACCCCCGCCCAATCCACATATGCCGGAGGCCAAACATTCATCATTATTTTTTGTGGAAGGGTTAGTGTTTGAATATGAGCACCGGTTTGACGGTAAACTTCTTCACCATCGATAAACCATGCAACATATTGAGGAGTCCATTCAAACGCATAAGTGTGGTAATCTTCACCAGGATTAAAATTTACAGGTTGGGCACGAACATGATTCGTTTGCCCTGGAGTTATAGTATTAAACTGAGCTTCATTATTATATCTTCCCATTATCTCAAGGTCAATTTCGTTCCATTTAGAAGTACCGCCACCTCCATCGTAATAAGTAAAAAAGGAAGCCAGCATTCCTTCGCGTTGTGCAGACTTATATCTTACTTCAAATCTTCCATAAGTATATGCTTCTTTTGTTCTGTATTCAGCACCTTTAAAATTCTTTGCCATTAAAGAATTTGAAAGTAGAAAAGCAAATAGTAAGAATAAAATTGTTGCTTTTTTCATAATAAAAAATCTCATGTTTAATTAATTTTTAAAATTTCATTTTTATTTAATCAAAATAAGTTTTTTTGTTGAAACAAAATTACCGGCTTTTAACTGGTAGTAATAGATTCCACTTGATAAATTACCAGCATTAAAATGTAGATCGTACCTGCCTACCTGTTTATCTTCATTAACAAGTACAAACAGTTCCTTGCCCAATATATCATAAATTTTTAATGATACAAAACCAGCTTCCGGTATTTGATAATGTATGGTTGTAGTTGGATTAAATGGGTTTGGAAAATTCTGTTGTAATGCATAAACAGTAGGAACAGAATTATCTTCAACTCCAGTAGAAATGTCAAACGGAACATTATCAGACCAGGCACTCCACCGAAGGTTATGATCGCGATATCTAACTCTATAATAATATTGTTTATTATCTGCAAAATGCGATTTGGTTAGTGTAAGTTTCGTCAGATCAATTCCAGCATTTTTATCAATAGGATTAAAATTAGAATCTACACCATAAATGTCTTCCCAGTTGGAAATTGAATCAATTACTGTTGGATTAAAATTAGGATTGTCACTAATCTGAATTCTTGAACTCATCAAAGAATCACTGCCAGAATATGCCGAAGAATTGAAAACAAGATTATTCGTACTCTTAATTGGATTATTTGCAACAGGTTTGCCCGGTGCAGTTTGATTTAACTTTCTGTACCATCTATCCATAAGTTTAGAGTTAAGAGGTTTACTTGCATTACCAAGGCTATACATTGAAGATTCATACGATTTTTTTGCCACATCAATTTCCATTAACTGAAAATGATAGTGATCTAATGCTACATGAATTTGAGGATAATCATGATTTATAAATTCACCCCAATTATCAGTTTCACCGCCACCGCCACCAGCACATACAATCCTAAAATCTCCATTATCTTTATCTGATTCAATAGTTCCTCTTTCAAATGCATGAGTGTGCCCGTATGTTACCTGTTGTACTTTAGAGTACTTTTTCAATATTGGAAATAATTCATTTAATACCCATTTAGGTCCAGCATCAAAAGTTAATGCTTCAACCCATAATTCAGTAAATGGCATGTGGTGGAAAATAAAGAAAACAAAATCTATTTTAGGATCATTCTCAAATTCCTTTAATTTTGCTTCTACCAAAATTTTCTGAAGAACCCCGGCTGATTTAACAATATTAGTATTCAAACTAATAATAGCTGTATTTCCAATTGTGAATGAATAAAATTTTTCATTCTGTGCGTTTGGAGCTGGTAAAAATGAAAAATCATCATAATGGAAATAATCATAATAGAATTGGCTTTCACCTTCGTGATTGCCGATTGTTGTCATAATTGGAACATATGGTGAGATTGGCGAAAAAGGAGCAAAGTATTGGTCAGTAAATTGATTTACCGCGTTTCCGCTTACAACCAAATCTCCTGAATGCAGAACCAGATTAACTTGATTCTGAAAATCAGATCCATATAATTGCTCAACTTTTTGTTTTGCTGCTCTAATAACTTTTGAAGCCATCGTTGTATCGTTCGAATGTGTATCACTGAATTGGAGAATTCTTATTTTTCCGGTAAAGCCAGAGTCCGGAAATGTTTTGAACGAGTATACTTTTGATTCGCCGGTTCCACTTACGGCTTTATAAAAATAGCTGGTATTTGGTTGCAAACCCGTTAGTTTAACGGTGTGCCAGCGGTATGGGTCGCTTATAATTTCACTTGTTCCTGTTGTAGTTTGTCCCAATGCTTCTGTGGTTCCATATTCAACTCTTGTAAATGCAGATGCAGTATCGTGCCAGCAAACATAAATTGAATTAGGTGTTGGTGTTTGCAGATATGGATGCAATACTAACTGCTTAATTCCTGTTTGATGTCCAAATCCACCCAAATTTTTAATCTCTTGCTCTGATAAAGAATAATTCCATATTTTTAATTCAGCGCAAGATATTTCGGAGTCTTCGCCATCATTATCTGCAAAGATTAATAGAACATCGTTAAGTGAAAATCTGCCATCAATAACCTGAACATTTCCATTCTGAATTAATTGTCCATCCAGATAATATTTATATTGTAAACCATTTTTTACTGAAACAATTAAACGATACCACTCATCATTTTTTACCTGCATATTTGAATAACCCGTTGCTGCAACACCAATATTTCCAGTCGTGTTAATAAAGCAATCACCATCATCAGAATTAGCCGGATTTGTTTGAAAAAATGAATACCAAGTACCATTTGCCGGGATTTTAAAATCTATTTGAATTGAATATTCGTTAACACGAATTCCGCCACCATTTGCTATAATTCCATGTGTCATTTTATAATAGCTTCCAATGCCAATTTTAGCCGCACCATTTCCGGCGGCTGGTCCTTCAACGCTTTCCTGTGAACCGACAAGCTCAAGATCAGTTCCGATTTCGGACTTGGTAAGGTTCGTAGGTTCATCAAACTTCCATTGACCAACAGGATTAGGTGTTTGAGATAGAATTGTTTGAAAACAAATTAGAATAAAGATGAGCAACGTGCTGTTAAGTTTTTTCATTTTGTACCTTGTTAAATTGTCTTTTTCCCTTTCTCCGCAAAGAAAATATGGAGGAAAAATAGAATCATTCCTTTGTATTAACAATCGCATGTTTATGGTATTTTATTTGTTCTCCGGGCTCTTGTAAACATTTTCAAAATTTTACGTACAGACTTCTTGGTAATGGCGGTGTAATAACTCTTAAGCCAGCAGTCTGATATTAAATAAAATTGGAATGCGAGATTTGTTTGATTCCAAATTAGTGGATTGGAATTTTGCTTTATCTTCTTTTTGGGGCTTATAGAGAATTATTAAATTGTTTCTAATTCCAAAGTCATTTCTTTTTAAAACAAATTATCGCAAGCTCAGCGATTTTTTTTACAAACACAACTTAAGGATTAGACAAATAACCTTATGAAAAGCAATCGGATTGTAAAACTTTTTATATGTTGTTTCTTATTTTAACAATACCATAGGTTTTGTCTGGATATTATTTTCACAGATTAATTGATAATAATAAATTCCAGAAGATAAATTTTTAGCATTAAAAACTTCTTTATAACTCCCGGCGCTTTTGTACTCATTAACAATCGTTTGGATCTCAGATCCTAATGCATTATAAATAACTATTTTTACCTTACCGGGTTTAGCAATTAAATATTCAATTGTTGTAGATGGGTTAAAAGGATTTGGATAATTTTGTATAAGTTGAAAATTAGTAGGTGCTTGTGCAACATAACTATTTTCTACATCACTAAGCCATCCTGTTTTTTCAGTAATATAAGCTGCAAGGTTTTGTCCCATTTCCTTATGATGGCGTATGCGTGGATGCTTAGTCCAGGTTGAACTAAATGGGAAAAAATATGTACCAATATTTGAATCATTATCTTCAACCCGCAAATTTTCCACAGCATTTTTAATATACCCGGGCCAACGTGAACCAGTTTTTGTAGCATCCATACTACCTAATGTACAAACTATAAAAGCATTTGGATGATGGTTTCTGATTTCCCGAACAAAATCTGCATATGCTTTAGTAATTTGAGTTGAATCCGGAACAGGATTCAATTTGTAAGTAAGCCAACTATCATTCTGAAAAAGATTTATTACAACAACATCCGGAATGAATTGACTAAAATCCCAATTACTGTCTGGCTTTTCTGGATCCAAACGATAATAATATTGAGACATAACCATATTAAACCAACTGATCATAATACCAATGCCGCTTTTTGCAATACACATATATTCAGCATTCAATAAACGCGAAGCTACTGCACCATACGCCAAAAAATTGTTTTCATATTTCAGGTTATCATCGGCATAAGAATCCGGTGCTTCATTTCCCATACCGCAAGTAATAGAATCTCCATAAAATAATATTTTTCGTTCATGTCTCGCCGGTGGTTCGTGGAGTGTTTTCCCATCACCAATTTCAATTCCTAAAAATTTTGTAGAGCCGGTAGATGCTTCAGTACGGCGAAAAATAAGAAGGCTATGAACTGTATCTGTAAGCGTTGTTGAAATAGCATAGCTGTTAATTCCTGCTTTGCAATCAATTAGATATGGATGTTCATAATCTTCATCAATAAAAACATTATAAAAGGATTGACCGGTGGAATCATTTAATAAAACAGCGATTGAAGTGCCTTCAAAATTAGCTTTAATATATGTTCCAGGCCAATAAATCACAGGTTTATCCGGTACAGCAAAGTTAATTCTTCCATTAAACTGAAAATTTGGGTTGTCTGCAGTTATTGTAGTTCCATTCAATTTGGATATTAGAATAAAAATAAATATTGGAATTATTAATAATGATTTTACATTATTCCTGATCATTTCAAAACCTCTTGCAAATTTAAACATGGATGATTATTGGCTGCGTAGAAAATTAAATTTTTACTTTATATACCACAATCGCATGTTCATGGTATCTTACAAATTACTTGAGTTTCCGGAAGCATATTTGAAAAGTAAATTGTTTTTTAACTTGGGGCGATTGCCAGTTGCACGTGTAATTAAAATTAAATAAACAATAAATTTTCTTTATAGACTTTTGAAATTACCCCAGCCTGTGTATTTACGTGAAGTTTTTTATATATGTTTTTAACGTGTGTGTTAACGGTATGAAAACTTAAAAATATTTTATCTGCTATTTGTTGTTTTGTTATACCGGAGATAATATACTGCAGAATTTCTTTTTCCCGCTCAGTTAGTCCATAGTCGTTTTTCTTTGGTTTCAAGCGTGCAAACATTTCCAAAACTTTATGAGCAATCTTCATATTCATCGGAGCCCCGCCTGCCAAAACTTCTTTTATAGAGTCAATTATTTTTTCCGGAGATGAATCTTTTAGCAAATATCCGGAAGCTCCTGCGCATAATGCATCAAAAACATTATCGTTATCATCATAAACAGTAAGAATTAAAATTTGAGCCGATGGTGAAATAGCTTTAAATTTTTCAATACCCATAATTCCACTCATACCAGGAAGCCCAATATCAAGTAAAATTATTTCAGGACTATTCTTTTGTGTTAATAATTCAAGTGCATCTTCACACGAAGGAAAGGAATGAGAACATTTCATTCCTGGTGTCCGATCAATTAATCCTGCCAATGTTTTTCTATACCGCAGGTTATCTTCAATTATCCAAATATCTATTTGCGCTGTCGAATTTTCTGAACTCACTTTTACCTTTTGGTGTAATTATTAATTCAAATGTAATGATAAATAAAAATTGCAGCCATACCACGTTTGTGTCATTTAAAAAGAAATTATTCCTATGAATGGATTTGCAATTTGATGGAAGTACCCTTTTCTTCTTCGGATAAAATAAAAAGTTTAGCATTCATTTTTTCAGCGCGTCTTTTCATGTTTTTTAGTCCATTGTTTCCTTTAACAGTATCAATATTAAATCCTTTTCCATTATCATTTATTAACAACTGAAAATTCTTTGAATCTCCTGACAATTCAACAGAGCATTTTGTTGCATTGGCATGTCTTATTACATTTGTAAGAGCCTCTTTATACATCAGAAAAATGTTCCTTCTAATTTCAAGATTAAAAGCTTCAAGGTTAATTCCGGTTGAAGCATTAAAAGACCATTCCAGGTTTGATAAGATTTTTGCTGCAGTTTCTTTCATCTTGAAAATAATATCTTCACTTACATCGTTCCTTGGATTGATGAACCAAATAATATCTCTCATTGCCTCAACTGTTTCTTTAGCAGTTTTACTTATATCAGAGGAAAGCTCATGTTCTGTCTTGTTTAATAAATTACTTTGCATAAGCGTTTGGCTATCCACACTTATACTGCTTAAATTACTTCCGATTTCATCATGAAGATCGCTTGCAATATTAAATCTTATTCTTTCTATTTTTAAAAGCTGATTGATTCTATAACGATATCCGATGACGCCGATAACCAGCAAAATAATGAGAACTAATATCTTGAACCACCAGGTATTCCACCAGGCTGGTAAGATTATAATTTTTAATATTTTTGGTTTCCCCCAAATTCCATCTGCATTGGTTGCCATTACAAAAAAGCGGTATTGTCCCTGCCGTATATCTGTGTAATAAGCTGTTGTTCTTGTTCCTGCATTTACCCAATCAGGGTCAATCCCCTCAAGCTTGTAAGCAAATTTATGTTTGTAAACCGGCATCAGATCGAGTGCATTAAAATCAATTGAGAAGAAATTTTGATTATACTTTAATACAATTTCATTTGTAGTTAAAAGAGAATTTGGTAATGGTGTTTCAACATCAAAAACTTTAAATGAAGCCAGAACTACCGGCGGACCTACCGGATCAATTTTAATTGAATCAGGGACAAATGATATAAAACCATCTATTCCACCAAAGAACATTGTTCCTTCTCTATTCTTAAAGTAAGAATGCCAGTTGAATTGATTATTAATTAATCCATCATTTTCATCATAAATTCTAAAAGATCCGCTAGTTTGATTAAACTTTGCCAAACCTTTCATCGTGCTAATCCAAAGATCATTATGGTTATCTTCCATTATTCCAAAAACCACATCGTTCGGAAGCCCGTTTAATGTTGTATAATGTTTAAATTTTCCTGTGGATTTTTCAAATTTATTTAGTCCACCACTAAATGTTCCTATCCAAATAATTCCTTGTTTATCCTGGAAAACACAGGATACTTTATTTCCGCTAATAGAATTATCATTATTTGTTTGCGGTAAATAATGAAATAATCTTTTAATATTTGGATCATACCTGTAAAGACCATCCAGCCACGTTCCAATCCAAATGTTCTTTTCCCTATCCTCAAAAAGTGCATTAACAGATATTGCTTTGGGAAATCGATCTGCACTATTTTTTATTTCAGGATCAAATGGAAGAAATATTTCTTTCTTGGTATCAAAAATCTGTAATGCTTCGTTAGAACCTATTAAGAATAACCCATTGCTTGTTTCTAATATTTGCTGAATCCAATTTGATCTTAGTGATAAAGAATTTCCAGGAATGTTTATGTAGTGTTTAAATCTGTTTGTAACCGGGTCATAACGATTTAGACCATTATTGCTTGTACCGATCCAAATTATTCCATTTTTATCTTCATAAATAGCAACAACATCATCAGCGCTTAGGCTGTTGGTGTTGGTATGATCAAATCCAAAATGACGAATATTGTTTGTCTTAGGATCTATACAATCAAAGCCACCGCCGCCATAGCTTATCCACAATTTTTTATTTCTTCCTTCAATTATACCACTAACAACTCTTCCGCCGAGTCCCGGTTTTTTTAGAGGCATATATCTGTATTGATTGAAAGATTTTGTCATCAGTAATTTATTTAATCCATCTTCAGTTCCAATCCAAATGTTCTTTTGATGATCTTCATATAACCAGCGGATTCTATTACACACCAATGAAGGAGTATTATCATCTTCATTATAAAAATGAGTGAAATGTAATTTGCCTAACGTATCATTTTCTAATAAGAAAAGTCCGCTATAGTTATAACTCCCAATCCATGTTCTATTTTTATGATCAACCAAAGTTTGTCTGATAGCAGTTGATAAAAGATTTCTATTGGAGGATGGAATATTCGGATTGTGAGTAATTGTATTGGAATTAATATTAATTAAATCCAGACCGCTATCTGTACTAATTAGTAATGAATGATCAAAAGTTTTAGAAATGTACCAGATTCTGTTATTTGACAAAGAATTTGGATTGCTTTGTTGGTGAGTATATTGAACTGTTTGTCCATTAACAGGATTAAATTTTATAAGTCCGCTGCCCCACGTTCCAACCCAAAGATTGTTTTGATCATCCTCCGCTAATTCCATAATGTTGTTGTCTGGAAAGGAAAATCCGTTTATAGAATCTTTATTATATGTTGTAATGTTCCGGGATTTTGGATTTAATTTATTCAATCCATTAGTTGTTGTTCCAAACCAAATATTTTTCAAGTGGTCTTCAAAAATACATTGAATGTAAAGATCTTCTTCGGGTTTGTTTATTTTAATGAAGGATTCATGAACTGGATCGTATTTGCACAAACCTCTACCCCAGGTTCCAACCCACAAAACTCCATCCTTACTTTCCAGTAAATACATAATATAATTTTCAGGAAGTGAGTTTGGATCCGAAGGATTGTTTTTAAATATTTTAAATGATTGACCATCATACCGGTTCAAGCCGTCTTTGGTGGCAATCCACAAATAACCATCTGATGATTGCGTAATACAATTGATGGAGTTGTTAGAGAGCCCATTGTTAATATTGAATTTTTCAAATTTGATATAACTGAATTGCGCTTGAACTATAACCTGACAGAATATAAAAATCATGATTATATTAAAAATGTATTTGATCATAGTTCTGGCAAAGTATCTTTAGGATCTTTAAAAAGAATTGTTTGTCTGGGATTTTATTTCAGGACAATTAATTTTTTGGTTATTGAATTTGAACTGCTATTTATCTGGTAAAAATATACTCCCGTAGAAATACTTTTACCATTTGAATCATTTGCATCCCACAAATAAAAGTTTTCTCCCTTTTTACCATAACCTAAATTTTGTGAACGGATGATATTCCCAAGCGAATCAAAAATATTGATCATTATTTTTTCTTCGGCAGGCAAATAAAAACGAATGACCGTTGAACCGTTGAAGGGATTAGGATAATTTTGTTCTAATCGAATTTCTGAAGGAATAAACTCCTCTAATTTTCCTAAGCCGGTTTGTTCGCTTTCACCATTGAAATAACCCGAAACAAATACCAGCGGAGCATTCCAGTTAATGCAAATTTCATTAGAAGCATAACTCCCCTGGTTATCTATATAGCATAATGCCGGTGGTGTTGAACTGGTGAAATATGCTTTCAAAATGTCATCCTGCAAACCACTGTTTGGTCCACCAGCAAGTAAACCTGGAACTGGATTTTTAATTCCATCTGATGCTGAAGGGCGATGATGGGGATTCATAGGAAACCTTGTTCCGGTACCTGTTACAAAAGAAATATCAATTGCATTAGAACCATAAATGTAATTTAGTTGATCCAGTGCTGTTTCAAAATATGATTCTGTTTTTGTTAATGTGTAACCCGCTATAAGCAAAATAGCTTTATTTAATACATCGGAATTGCAACCCCAGTTGTACTCATTTGAATTCAGCACAACGTGGAGACCATTGGAATTTTTTCGCGTTACTAATTCATTGCAATAATTTTTTAAAGCCTGCAAAAGAGAATTTTGTATCCCTTTATCAATAGTCGGATTACTGCCGAAAAGATAAGTAAGATGCGCCATCGGTCTTAGGTTTGCCCAACTCATTGAACTTGTAAATAATCCACTTTCTGCATAATGCGTTTTAAAGTATGAATGATATTTCTCCTCGCCAGTAGATACAAATAATTCCGCTGCAGCCCATAATCTTTCATCTTTATCATTACCGTCTCCATACTCTCCGGTAAAAGTATCTGAAGGATTTCTAAATCCGCCGGAAGGAACGATTGATGAATGTGCTTCTAAAAATGCCCAGGCATTTACAGCTGCTGTAAGACACTGATCTGAAAAAGCGGGATCGAAGTTTTTATAAATCCTGTATGCTCTTGCAAGCATGGCTGCAAAGTCCGCCGTAGCTGTGCTGGCAACTTCATAAACGTATCTGGTTCCGGAATCATAATTAGGCATTATGAATCCTTCAAAATTCTTTTTAGTAAGTTTTGCAAAAACTCCACCATCTGCATTCTGCATTTTTAATAACCAATT
Coding sequences within it:
- a CDS encoding metallophosphoesterase, with the protein product MKKLNSTLLIFILICFQTILSQTPNPVGQWKFDEPTNLTKSEIGTDLELVGSQESVEGPAAGNGAAKIGIGSYYKMTHGIIANGGGIRVNEYSIQIDFKIPANGTWYSFFQTNPANSDDGDCFINTTGNIGVAATGYSNMQVKNDEWYRLIVSVKNGLQYKYYLDGQLIQNGNVQVIDGRFSLNDVLLIFADNDGEDSEISCAELKIWNYSLSEQEIKNLGGFGHQTGIKQLVLHPYLQTPTPNSIYVCWHDTASAFTRVEYGTTEALGQTTTGTSEIISDPYRWHTVKLTGLQPNTSYFYKAVSGTGESKVYSFKTFPDSGFTGKIRILQFSDTHSNDTTMASKVIRAAKQKVEQLYGSDFQNQVNLVLHSGDLVVSGNAVNQFTDQYFAPFSPISPYVPIMTTIGNHEGESQFYYDYFHYDDFSFLPAPNAQNEKFYSFTIGNTAIISLNTNIVKSAGVLQKILVEAKLKEFENDPKIDFVFFIFHHMPFTELWVEALTFDAGPKWVLNELFPILKKYSKVQQVTYGHTHAFERGTIESDKDNGDFRIVCAGGGGGETDNWGEFINHDYPQIHVALDHYHFQLMEIDVAKKSYESSMYSLGNASKPLNSKLMDRWYRKLNQTAPGKPVANNPIKSTNNLVFNSSAYSGSDSLMSSRIQISDNPNFNPTVIDSISNWEDIYGVDSNFNPIDKNAGIDLTKLTLTKSHFADNKQYYYRVRYRDHNLRWSAWSDNVPFDISTGVEDNSVPTVYALQQNFPNPFNPTTTIHYQIPEAGFVSLKIYDILGKELFVLVNEDKQVGRYDLHFNAGNLSSGIYYYQLKAGNFVSTKKLILIK
- a CDS encoding T9SS type A sorting domain-containing protein; translation: MIRNNVKSLLIIPIFIFILISKLNGTTITADNPNFQFNGRINFAVPDKPVIYWPGTYIKANFEGTSIAVLLNDSTGQSFYNVFIDEDYEHPYLIDCKAGINSYAISTTLTDTVHSLLIFRRTEASTGSTKFLGIEIGDGKTLHEPPARHERKILFYGDSITCGMGNEAPDSYADDNLKYENNFLAYGAVASRLLNAEYMCIAKSGIGIMISWFNMVMSQYYYRLDPEKPDSNWDFSQFIPDVVVINLFQNDSWLTYKLNPVPDSTQITKAYADFVREIRNHHPNAFIVCTLGSMDATKTGSRWPGYIKNAVENLRVEDNDSNIGTYFFPFSSTWTKHPRIRHHKEMGQNLAAYITEKTGWLSDVENSYVAQAPTNFQLIQNYPNPFNPSTTIEYLIAKPGKVKIVIYNALGSEIQTIVNEYKSAGSYKEVFNAKNLSSGIYYYQLICENNIQTKPMVLLK
- a CDS encoding response regulator transcription factor, which produces MSSENSTAQIDIWIIEDNLRYRKTLAGLIDRTPGMKCSHSFPSCEDALELLTQKNSPEIILLDIGLPGMSGIMGIEKFKAISPSAQILILTVYDDNDNVFDALCAGASGYLLKDSSPEKIIDSIKEVLAGGAPMNMKIAHKVLEMFARLKPKKNDYGLTEREKEILQYIISGITKQQIADKIFLSFHTVNTHVKNIYKKLHVNTQAGVISKVYKENLLFI
- a CDS encoding triple tyrosine motif-containing protein; amino-acid sequence: MIKYIFNIIMIFIFCQVIVQAQFSYIKFEKFNINNGLSNNSINCITQSSDGYLWIATKDGLNRYDGQSFKIFKNNPSDPNSLPENYIMYLLESKDGVLWVGTWGRGLCKYDPVHESFIKINKPEEDLYIQCIFEDHLKNIWFGTTTNGLNKLNPKSRNITTYNKDSINGFSFPDNNIMELAEDDQNNLWVGTWGSGLIKFNPVNGQTVQYTHQQSNPNSLSNNRIWYISKTFDHSLLISTDSGLDLININSNTITHNPNIPSSNRNLLSTAIRQTLVDHKNRTWIGSYNYSGLFLLENDTLGKLHFTHFYNEDDNTPSLVCNRIRWLYEDHQKNIWIGTEDGLNKLLMTKSFNQYRYMPLKKPGLGGRVVSGIIEGRNKKLWISYGGGGFDCIDPKTNNIRHFGFDHTNTNSLSADDVVAIYEDKNGIIWIGTSNNGLNRYDPVTNRFKHYINIPGNSLSLRSNWIQQILETSNGLFLIGSNEALQIFDTKKEIFLPFDPEIKNSADRFPKAISVNALFEDREKNIWIGTWLDGLYRYDPNIKRLFHYLPQTNNDNSISGNKVSCVFQDKQGIIWIGTFSGGLNKFEKSTGKFKHYTTLNGLPNDVVFGIMEDNHNDLWISTMKGLAKFNQTSGSFRIYDENDGLINNQFNWHSYFKNREGTMFFGGIDGFISFVPDSIKIDPVGPPVVLASFKVFDVETPLPNSLLTTNEIVLKYNQNFFSIDFNALDLMPVYKHKFAYKLEGIDPDWVNAGTRTTAYYTDIRQGQYRFFVMATNADGIWGKPKILKIIILPAWWNTWWFKILVLIILLVIGVIGYRYRINQLLKIERIRFNIASDLHDEIGSNLSSISVDSQTLMQSNLLNKTEHELSSDISKTAKETVEAMRDIIWFINPRNDVSEDIIFKMKETAAKILSNLEWSFNASTGINLEAFNLEIRRNIFLMYKEALTNVIRHANATKCSVELSGDSKNFQLLINDNGKGFNIDTVKGNNGLKNMKRRAEKMNAKLFILSEEEKGTSIKLQIHS
- a CDS encoding glycoside hydrolase family 9 protein; translated protein: MKTKFVILLLIAMSLSLPAKNVLLNQVGYLPKTAKYLFVTNSADSFYIHDSQSKQILYSGALSLWALNDESTGLTIYKGDFSSFKQTGKYFITTDQNDSSSSFSISDTVFNDAYHKSLKGFYYQRCGAILAGANAGLYYHTSCHTTDGVYHTSTGQSGYRNTSGGWHDAGDYGKYVVNAGVSVGTLLMAYEYFPDRFNQDDLNIPESKNNIPDILDESRYELNWLLKMQNADGGVFAKLTKKNFEGFIMPNYDSGTRYVYEVASTATADFAAMLARAYRIYKNFDPAFSDQCLTAAVNAWAFLEAHSSIVPSGGFRNPSDTFTGEYGDGNDKDERLWAAAELFVSTGEEKYHSYFKTHYAESGLFTSSMSWANLRPMAHLTYLFGSNPTIDKGIQNSLLQALKNYCNELVTRKNSNGLHVVLNSNEYNWGCNSDVLNKAILLIAGYTLTKTESYFETALDQLNYIYGSNAIDISFVTGTGTRFPMNPHHRPSASDGIKNPVPGLLAGGPNSGLQDDILKAYFTSSTPPALCYIDNQGSYASNEICINWNAPLVFVSGYFNGESEQTGLGKLEEFIPSEIRLEQNYPNPFNGSTVIRFYLPAEEKIMINIFDSLGNIIRSQNLGYGKKGENFYLWDANDSNGKSISTGVYFYQINSSSNSITKKLIVLK
- a CDS encoding family 16 glycosylhydrolase, with the translated sequence MKKATILFLLFAFLLSNSLMAKNFKGAEYRTKEAYTYGRFEVRYKSAQREGMLASFFTYYDGGGGTSKWNEIDLEIMGRYNNEAQFNTITPGQTNHVRAQPVNFNPGEDYHTYAFEWTPQYVAWFIDGEEVYRQTGAHIQTLTLPQKIMMNVWPPAYVDWAGVLDVNSLPAFSYYDFVSYYSFTPDSGNYGTNNNFTNVWTDNFDSWDQSRWEKATHTFDGNNCDFMVENAVFKDGNLILCLTDKTNLGYTDKLPPSLVSARASVNKVVVNFSEELDKASSENKANYLIPNVTVDSASLLPDQKSVMLYLTNFDLSKTYNVIAQKIKDRAIPQNISSLKAVTINMPKPVVFPIKIDVGGLANGDYLADQPWKESAEYGYMDGSITQYPSTLQINGTDEDAIYRSERFGLVGYKVRVPNGTYRLKLMMAENFFSQNESRVFDVYVEGKVEVKDLDLFKIAGINTAYELTIQNVSVTDEILEINLAAQINRTLLNGIIIEDASTGILNESKEFPSSFILGQNFPNPFNGTTKIQFYLQREEHLSLFIHDILGKQIFFRDLGIVKPGKNEFIWNAIDGAGKHLSSNVYFYSLKGKDFLQSKKLILLN